In a single window of the Nicotiana tomentosiformis chromosome 10, ASM39032v3, whole genome shotgun sequence genome:
- the LOC104097377 gene encoding glycosyltransferase family 92 protein RCOM_0530710, whose translation MDSSEKRRKRKRIFRPSSPTAFLPYSLKYFFSVRSLVLCFSFLIFLFLLSYQIPFGSSVFRPVLVVSSLSLLSSSSDLSSSSASFQDFGSFLLPLQIEGRVLFPDHVLLLVKKNTLLGKSTELECVYARNRSVEGDIVVKEKAFSVDDYGDENGMLVRCPLPPANYSAVVNLKKFRGNGVVDMEAENGILKSNQTVNSWENVAYAATLDGNTAVVFVKGLNLRPQRESDPSQFSCHFGLGSLEKDGRFALRTNAISAAQEVVRCSLPLSIRKSPEKARGIRITIGMLPHMHAKAHEHVLLPSVAKISDLKSEAIRKNIGNVKYDLCVCTMVWNQASALREWITYHSWLGVERWFIYDNNSDDRIKDVIEDLATENYNVTRHVWPWIKTQEAGFSHCALRAKQECNWVSFMDVDEYFYFPYSTPGHQSFRSTGYAGQDSLRSLVANLSSSSPTIAEIRTTCHSFGPSGLNSAPSQGITVGYTCRLKSPERHKSIIRPDALDTTLLNVVHHFYLRKGFRYLNLPQSTAVINHYKYQVWDVFRAKFFRRVATYVADWQKNQNEGSRDRAPGLGTEAVEPPNWPLQFCEVWDTGLRDFVLSNFADLITGLLPWEKSSF comes from the coding sequence atggattcTTCAGAGAAACGTCGTAAGAGAAAAAGGATTTTCAGACCATCTTCACCAACAGCTTTTCTTCCTTATTCTCTTAAATATTTCTTCTCTGTAAGGTCTTTAGTTTTATGCTTTAGtttcttgatttttctttttcttctttcttatcaGATTCCTTTTGGTTCTTCTGTTTTTAGACCTGTTTTAGTTGTTTCAAGCTTATCTTTATTGTCTTCTTCTTCTGACTTATCTTCTAGTTCTGCTTCATTTCAAGATTTTGGTAGTTTCTTATTGCCTTTACAAATTGAGGGTCGAGTTTTGTTTCCTGATCATGTTTTGCTGTTGGTAAAAAAGAATACTTTACTTGGTAAAAGTACAGAATTGGAATGTGTTTATGCTAGAAATAGAAGTGTAGAAGGTGATATTGTTGTAAAGGAGAAAGCTTTTTCAGTGGATGATTATGGTGATGAAAATGGGATGCTTGTTAGATGTCCGCTTCCTCCAGCTAATTATTCCGCTGTAGTGAATTTGAAGAAGTTTAGGGGAAATGGTGTTGTGGATATGGAAGCTGAAAATGGGATTTTGAAAAGTAATCAGACAGTTAATTCTTGGGAAAATGTTGCTTATGCTGCTACTTTGGATGGTAATACAGCAGTGGTTTTTGTGAAGGGATTGAATTTGAGGCCTCAAAGAGAATCCGATCCGAGTCAATTTAGTTGCCATTTCGGGTTGGGAAGTTTGGAAAAAGATGGAAGGTTTGCACTTAGGACAAATGCTATTAGTGCTGCTCAAGAGGTTGTTAGGTGTTCATTGCCATTGAGTATTAGGAAGAGCCCCGAGAAGGCACGTGGTATACGAATAACCATTGGTATGTTGCCTCATATGCATGCTAAAGCTCATGAACATGTACTTTTGCCCTCAGTAGCCAAGATTTCTGACCTGAAATCTGAGGCAATTAGGAAGAATATTGGAAATGTAAAGTATGATCTTTGTGTGTGTACAATGGTGTGGAACCAAGCCTCAGCGCTTCGCGAGTGGATCACTTATCATTCTTGGCTTGGAGTTGAAAGGTGGTTTATTTATGACAATAACAGCGATGACAGAATCAAAGATGTGATTGAAGATCTTGCGACAGAGAATTACAATGTCACACGACACGTTTGGCCATGGATCAAGACTCAAGAAGCAGGTTTTTCGCATTGTGCTCTTAGAGCAAAGCAAGAATGCAATTGGGTGTCGTTTATGGATGTTGATGAATATTTCTACTTTCCATATTCAACACCAGGACACCAAAGTTTTAGAAGCACGGGTTACGCAGGACAGGACTCACTTCGGTCCCTCGTGGCAAATTTATCGTCATCATCGCCAACAATAGCAGAGATTAGAACAACTTGTCATAGCTTTGGACCATCTGGTTTGAATTCAGCACCCTCACAAGGTATTACTGTTGGATATACATGTCGGCTTAAGAGCCCCGAGAGACACAAATCAATCATACGCCCCGATGCTTTGGACACCACTCTCCTCAATGTGGTGCATCATTTCTACTTGAGGAAAGGATTTAGGTACTTGAATTTGCCACAGAGCACTGCAGTGATAAACCATTATAAGTACCAAGTGTGGGACGTTTTCAGGGCGAAGTTTTTCAGGCGAGTAGCTACATATGTTGCTGATTGGCAGAAGAATCAAAATGAAGGATCAAGGGATAGAGCACCTGGTTTAGGGACTGAGGCTGTTGAGCCGCCAAATTGGCCATTACAATTCTGTGAAGTTTGGGACACCGGCCTTCGGGACTTTGTTTTATCAAACTTTGCTGATTTAATAACTGGTTTGTTGCCTTGGGAGAAGTCTTCTTTCTAA